In uncultured Ilyobacter sp., a genomic segment contains:
- a CDS encoding DUF2273 domain-containing protein, with protein MVAEFIEEFLVNRKKYLGALGGFLFGLILIEYGFVKMLIVLAITCLGYNLGDMEKIKRIKKILITRLKED; from the coding sequence GTGGTTGCAGAATTTATAGAGGAATTTTTAGTAAACAGAAAGAAATATTTAGGAGCATTAGGGGGTTTTCTTTTTGGTCTTATTCTGATAGAATATGGATTTGTGAAGATGCTTATCGTATTGGCAATAACATGTCTAGGGTATAATCTTGGAGATATGGAAAAAATAAAGAGAATCAAAAAAATATTGATTACGAGATTAAAAGAAGACTAG
- the amaP gene encoding alkaline shock response membrane anchor protein AmaP has product MVRKLIFALAWVGIFIISLGGIYLGIIPEYFYNVDFYGYAFRGALIGLSAIYLLLAIEKFLSNFEKPKDYEIQTENGKLTVSSSSVNNLVKEIVGSSPDIKNIRPSNKIKRKKLFITVKVDAYTDSEISKNILDLQSQIKDYVFEYLGVEVEKVEVKVSKLIKRKATSGFRSERGDE; this is encoded by the coding sequence ATGGTTAGAAAATTAATATTTGCCCTAGCTTGGGTAGGTATATTTATAATTTCTCTTGGAGGAATCTATTTAGGGATTATACCGGAATATTTTTACAATGTAGATTTTTATGGCTATGCCTTCAGAGGAGCCCTCATAGGTCTATCTGCTATTTATCTTCTTTTAGCTATTGAAAAATTTCTTTCTAATTTTGAAAAACCAAAAGATTATGAGATACAGACTGAAAACGGAAAGCTCACTGTTTCATCATCTTCAGTAAATAATCTGGTGAAGGAAATAGTGGGGTCGAGCCCAGACATAAAAAATATAAGACCTTCGAATAAAATAAAAAGAAAAAAGCTATTTATTACTGTAAAGGTGGATGCTTATACTGACAGTGAAATATCTAAAAATATATTAGATCTGCAAAGTCAGATTAAAGACTATGTTTTTGAATATCTTGGAGTAGAGGTGGAGAAGGTAGAAGTTAAGGTTTCTAAGCTTATTAAAAGGAAAGCTACTTCTGGTTTTAGGTCTGAGAGAGGTGATGAATAG
- the accC gene encoding acetyl-CoA carboxylase biotin carboxylase subunit: MFNKILIANRGEIAVRIIRAAKELGIKTVAVFSEADRDSLHVKIADESVCIGPTKSTESYLKIPNIISAAEVTGADAIHPGYGFLAENAQFAKICEMHNIVFIGPSPECIINMGDKATARKTAVENDVPLTEGTGLIKNIEEAKKEVNERIGYPVMIKATAGGGGKGMRIARDDNELATNMVAAQNEAEAAFGNPDVYIEKFVENPRHIEIQIIGDKHGNVVHLGERDCSIQRRHQKLIEEAPSAILPQDVRVAMGEAAVKLAKAINYDSAGTLEFLVDKNNDFFFMEMNTRIQVEHTVTEMVTGVDIIKEQIIAAAGGKLTVTQDDIVIMGHAIECRINAEDTVNNFLPSAGTLETYIPAGGIGVRIDSHSYQGYVISPYYDSMIAKLIVHGSDREEAIIRMKRALEEYIIEGVDTTIPFHLQVIENEAYQKGDVYTSFIEEYFDKNKK, encoded by the coding sequence ATGTTCAATAAGATTTTGATTGCCAATAGAGGAGAGATAGCCGTTAGAATAATAAGGGCTGCAAAAGAGTTGGGTATAAAGACAGTTGCCGTATTTTCAGAGGCTGACAGAGATAGTCTTCATGTGAAAATAGCAGACGAGTCGGTATGTATAGGGCCTACAAAAAGTACAGAATCATACCTTAAGATCCCTAATATAATATCTGCAGCTGAGGTCACTGGTGCAGATGCCATCCATCCAGGATACGGCTTCTTGGCTGAAAATGCTCAGTTTGCAAAAATATGTGAGATGCATAACATAGTTTTTATAGGTCCTAGCCCTGAGTGTATAATAAATATGGGTGACAAGGCCACTGCAAGAAAAACAGCAGTTGAAAATGATGTTCCTCTAACTGAAGGTACCGGACTCATCAAAAATATAGAGGAAGCCAAAAAAGAGGTAAATGAAAGAATCGGTTACCCTGTAATGATAAAGGCCACAGCCGGTGGTGGTGGAAAGGGAATGAGAATCGCTAGAGATGACAATGAGCTGGCAACTAATATGGTGGCTGCACAAAATGAGGCCGAGGCTGCCTTTGGTAATCCCGATGTATACATAGAAAAATTTGTGGAAAACCCTAGACATATAGAGATACAAATTATAGGGGATAAGCATGGAAATGTGGTGCACCTAGGAGAGAGGGACTGCTCTATACAGAGAAGACACCAAAAGCTTATAGAAGAGGCACCTTCTGCCATCCTGCCTCAGGATGTGAGAGTTGCAATGGGTGAAGCTGCAGTAAAATTGGCCAAGGCAATAAATTATGATTCAGCAGGAACCTTAGAGTTTTTAGTGGACAAAAATAATGATTTCTTCTTTATGGAGATGAATACAAGAATTCAGGTAGAACACACTGTAACAGAGATGGTAACAGGAGTGGATATTATAAAAGAGCAGATTATAGCTGCAGCTGGTGGAAAACTCACTGTAACCCAAGATGACATAGTTATAATGGGACATGCCATAGAATGCAGAATAAACGCCGAGGACACTGTGAACAATTTTCTCCCGTCGGCGGGAACTCTTGAGACATACATCCCTGCAGGGGGAATAGGAGTGAGAATCGATTCTCATTCATACCAGGGCTATGTGATAAGTCCGTATTATGATTCTATGATTGCTAAACTCATAGTTCATGGTTCAGACAGGGAAGAAGCCATCATAAGAATGAAAAGAGCTCTTGAAGAGTATATAATCGAAGGAGTGGATACTACAATACCTTTCCATCTTCAGGTTATAGAAAATGAAGCATATCAAAAAGGTGATGTATACACCAGTTTTATAGAGGAATATTTTGATAAAAATAAAAAATAA
- a CDS encoding TSUP family transporter, with translation MEIVILGIGMFAAGFIDSIAGGGGLISVPALLMTGMPPHMALGTNKMTAALGSFTSSYEFFKSKKLNKQLLKMLIPFAFVGAVLGVVTVQFISPKILELLIPFMIFAVAMYTVISKKVGMANEHAGINSKNSLLGKLLTCALGFYDGFFGPGTGTFFMFGLVKIFKFDFTVATANTKILNFTTGFAALLTFIYNGQVNLKYGAISAVFIIVGSKMGSKMAIKNGAKFIKPIFVVMSLVMAFKMAINL, from the coding sequence ATGGAAATAGTTATTCTAGGAATAGGGATGTTTGCAGCGGGGTTTATAGATTCCATCGCTGGAGGGGGAGGACTCATAAGTGTACCTGCACTTTTAATGACTGGAATGCCGCCGCATATGGCTTTGGGAACAAATAAAATGACCGCCGCCTTAGGCAGTTTTACAAGCAGTTATGAGTTTTTTAAAAGCAAAAAGTTGAATAAACAACTACTTAAAATGCTTATTCCCTTTGCATTTGTAGGAGCCGTTTTAGGAGTTGTGACAGTGCAGTTTATATCGCCTAAGATTCTTGAACTACTCATTCCGTTTATGATTTTCGCTGTTGCAATGTACACGGTGATATCAAAAAAAGTTGGTATGGCAAATGAACATGCCGGAATAAACAGTAAAAACAGTCTTTTGGGAAAACTACTTACATGTGCCCTAGGATTTTATGACGGTTTTTTCGGACCGGGTACAGGTACGTTTTTCATGTTCGGACTTGTGAAAATATTTAAATTTGATTTTACCGTTGCCACTGCAAACACCAAAATTCTAAACTTTACAACTGGGTTTGCAGCTCTTTTGACATTTATATATAACGGCCAGGTAAATCTGAAATATGGTGCCATTTCGGCAGTTTTTATAATTGTAGGCTCTAAAATGGGATCAAAGATGGCCATAAAAAACGGAGCAAAATTTATTAAACCTATTTTTGTTGTGATGTCTCTTGTGATGGCGTTTAAAATGGCAATCAATTTATAA
- the cdd gene encoding cytidine deaminase, with protein sequence MLMNEKEILELIDEAIEARENAYVKYSGFKVGAVVIDEKGNHYRGANVENASYGLTNCGERTAIFSAVTNGMKNIAVICIVADTTGPVSPCGACRQVIKEFAYEDTAVILANLKKEYKILSIEDLLPYGFEL encoded by the coding sequence ATGCTTATGAATGAAAAAGAGATATTAGAACTGATAGATGAAGCTATAGAGGCCAGGGAAAACGCATATGTAAAATATTCTGGATTCAAGGTGGGGGCTGTAGTTATCGATGAAAAAGGTAATCATTATAGAGGGGCAAATGTGGAAAATGCTTCCTATGGTCTCACCAACTGTGGAGAAAGGACGGCTATATTTTCAGCTGTGACAAATGGTATGAAGAATATCGCTGTAATATGCATAGTGGCTGACACAACGGGCCCTGTGAGTCCTTGTGGAGCCTGCAGACAGGTTATAAAAGAGTTTGCCTATGAGGACACGGCAGTTATACTGGCAAATCTAAAAAAAGAGTATAAAATTCTGTCTATAGAGGATCTACTTCCCTATGGATTTGAACTGTAA
- a CDS encoding phosphopentomutase: MKKIERATIIVLDSAGVGYLPDAAEFGDEGADTFGNISKECGGLNIPNLEKMGIGNLTEINGADKIKDTIGAYGKAAEKAKGKDTTTGHWEIAGVIGDKPFPTYPEGFPKEVLKELEKRIGRKILCNKPYSGTAVIEEYGEEQLETGAWIVYTSADPVLQIAANEEIIPLDELYKACEIALEICMEKSPVARVIARPYVGKTKGKFERTSNRHDYSVKPPRATLLDKLKSAGKDVVAIGKISDIFAGEGITDTRGTNQNDKDGILKTITALKEDSKGLIFTNLVDFDMKFGHRRDPEGYKEAIEQFDRYLPEIMENLKDDEILIVTADHGCDPTYQGTDHTREYIPILVYGKEMKGGVDLGIRDSFGDIAATLEELLLGKSIEGSFASDLY; this comes from the coding sequence ATGAAGAAAATAGAGAGAGCCACAATAATCGTACTAGACAGTGCAGGTGTGGGATATCTTCCTGATGCTGCAGAGTTTGGAGATGAGGGGGCGGATACCTTTGGAAATATATCTAAAGAATGCGGAGGATTGAATATACCCAACCTTGAGAAAATGGGAATAGGAAATCTTACAGAAATAAATGGAGCTGATAAGATAAAAGATACTATAGGGGCCTATGGAAAAGCGGCAGAAAAGGCAAAGGGGAAAGACACAACTACCGGACACTGGGAAATAGCAGGTGTGATAGGTGATAAACCATTTCCGACATATCCAGAGGGATTTCCAAAAGAGGTTTTAAAAGAACTGGAAAAAAGAATCGGAAGGAAAATATTGTGCAATAAGCCGTATTCTGGAACGGCTGTAATAGAAGAATACGGGGAAGAGCAGCTTGAAACGGGTGCTTGGATAGTCTATACATCTGCAGACCCGGTACTTCAGATAGCAGCCAATGAAGAGATCATTCCTTTAGATGAATTATATAAAGCCTGCGAAATAGCACTTGAAATATGTATGGAAAAATCACCTGTAGCAAGGGTTATAGCAAGACCCTATGTGGGGAAGACTAAAGGGAAGTTTGAAAGAACTTCCAACAGACATGATTATTCTGTAAAACCCCCAAGGGCGACCCTTTTGGATAAACTTAAATCTGCTGGAAAAGATGTAGTGGCAATAGGAAAGATAAGTGATATATTTGCAGGGGAAGGTATAACTGACACAAGAGGAACTAATCAAAATGATAAAGACGGAATACTAAAAACAATAACCGCTCTTAAGGAAGACAGCAAAGGCCTAATATTTACCAATCTAGTGGATTTTGATATGAAATTTGGTCATAGAAGAGACCCGGAGGGATATAAAGAGGCTATAGAGCAGTTTGACAGATATCTCCCAGAGATAATGGAAAATCTGAAAGATGATGAAATACTTATAGTGACAGCAGATCATGGATGTGACCCGACCTACCAAGGGACAGACCATACAAGAGAATATATCCCTATTTTGGTCTATGGTAAAGAGATGAAGGGGGGAGTGGATCTCGGGATAAGAGACAGCTTTGGGGATATAGCTGCTACTTTAGAGGAGCTACTTCTAGGAAAGAGTATAGAGGGAAGTTTTGCAAGTGATCTTTATTAA
- the nusB gene encoding transcription antitermination factor NusB has translation MSRKTAREEFFKLLFEAELNEVDATEVLEDFISRDDFKLNKAGQEFLERYANGLTENKSEIQRTIEENMTGWTLDRIGNVERTLLKFATYELLKEDVGYEIVINEIVELAKKYGEEKSHEFINGVLAKIVNK, from the coding sequence ATGAGTAGAAAAACAGCAAGAGAAGAATTTTTTAAACTTCTGTTTGAAGCTGAATTGAATGAGGTTGATGCAACTGAAGTCCTTGAGGATTTTATTTCAAGAGATGATTTTAAGCTAAACAAAGCAGGACAGGAATTTTTGGAAAGATATGCCAATGGGTTGACAGAAAATAAATCTGAAATCCAAAGAACCATCGAGGAAAACATGACTGGATGGACACTAGACAGGATAGGAAATGTAGAAAGGACACTTTTAAAGTTTGCCACATATGAACTTTTGAAAGAAGATGTAGGTTATGAAATAGTCATAAATGAAATCGTGGAACTTGCCAAGAAATATGGTGAAGAAAAGTCTCATGAGTTTATCAATGGAGTTTTGGCTAAAATAGTAAACAAATAA
- the deoD gene encoding purine-nucleoside phosphorylase, which yields MSVHIAAKEGDIAETVLLPGDPMRAKWIAETFLENPECYNTVRGMYGYTGTYKGKRVSVQGTGMGVPSISIYVNELIREYGVKNLIRVGSAGSYQEDVKVRDIVIAMSSSTNSGVNKLRFNGADFAPTASFELFMKAVETAKEKGIKIKAGNVMTSDEFYQDNFEDYKKWAAFGVLCVEMETAGLYTIAAKYGVNALTILTISDSLVTGEETTSEERQSTFNEMMEIALGTLEK from the coding sequence ATGAGCGTACATATAGCTGCAAAAGAAGGAGATATAGCAGAGACAGTCCTTTTACCTGGAGATCCTATGAGAGCAAAATGGATTGCAGAGACTTTCCTAGAAAATCCAGAATGTTATAATACAGTAAGGGGAATGTATGGATATACGGGAACTTACAAGGGGAAAAGAGTATCAGTCCAGGGAACTGGAATGGGAGTTCCTTCGATATCTATATATGTCAATGAACTTATCAGAGAGTACGGAGTAAAAAACCTAATAAGAGTTGGCTCAGCAGGATCATATCAAGAAGATGTAAAGGTTAGAGACATAGTTATTGCCATGTCCTCATCTACCAACTCAGGTGTCAACAAGCTTAGATTCAACGGGGCTGATTTTGCACCTACTGCCTCTTTTGAGCTTTTCATGAAGGCTGTGGAGACTGCAAAGGAAAAGGGAATAAAAATAAAAGCCGGGAATGTAATGACTTCTGATGAATTTTATCAGGATAACTTTGAAGACTATAAAAAATGGGCTGCCTTTGGAGTCCTTTGTGTGGAGATGGAGACTGCAGGCCTCTATACCATTGCGGCAAAATATGGTGTAAATGCCCTTACCATCCTCACAATATCTGACTCTCTTGTGACAGGGGAAGAGACTACCTCAGAGGAGAGACAGAGTACATTTAACGAGATGATGGAAATAGCTCTCGGGACACTGGAAAAATAG
- the bioF gene encoding 8-amino-7-oxononanoate synthase, translating to MMKEIKEKLVSLKGEGLFREIKDIEKLEGKYIWMEGNKYLDFSSSNYIGFRDDRRIIEAAKDALEKYGMGSGASRVVVGTASLYKELEELIASEKNKDAALIFNSGYDANLGIISTVIGKNDVVFCDKLNHASIYDGIRLSGAKMIRFRHNDMKDLENKLRMFRKGYKRALIVVDSVFSMDGDKANLLEIVRLKKKYDVTLMIDEAHGGGVLGEEGLGLAEELGILEEVDINMGTFSKAYGSQGAYVAASKEIIDYLINHCRSLVYTTSMPPVVVGASLEAMKLTKNEKKRREHLKYLGDYLRSRLKEAEIDTLDSTTQIVPIVVGDNEETLGLSVFLKDHGIMAPAIRKPTVTTPRIRISLSSNHSKEDIDLLVDTVLEYTHRKRSKKDKVIKWVKNVLHKTHVQDKKGKKNIK from the coding sequence ATGATGAAAGAGATAAAGGAAAAGCTGGTTTCCCTGAAAGGGGAGGGGCTTTTCAGAGAGATCAAAGATATAGAAAAACTTGAGGGGAAATATATATGGATGGAAGGGAATAAATACTTGGATTTCTCTTCTAGTAACTATATAGGATTTAGAGATGACAGGAGAATAATAGAGGCTGCTAAAGATGCCCTTGAAAAATATGGAATGGGAAGTGGAGCCAGTCGTGTAGTTGTAGGAACTGCATCTCTTTATAAAGAGCTAGAAGAACTTATTGCATCTGAAAAAAATAAAGATGCTGCACTTATTTTTAACAGCGGATATGATGCTAATCTAGGGATAATATCTACTGTAATAGGGAAAAATGACGTGGTGTTTTGTGATAAGCTAAATCATGCGAGCATATATGATGGGATACGTCTAAGTGGAGCCAAAATGATCAGGTTTAGACATAATGATATGAAGGATCTAGAGAATAAACTCAGAATGTTTAGAAAAGGCTATAAGCGAGCTCTAATTGTTGTAGATTCTGTCTTTAGCATGGATGGAGACAAAGCTAATCTACTAGAGATAGTTAGACTTAAAAAAAAGTATGATGTTACTCTTATGATAGATGAAGCCCACGGTGGTGGGGTTTTAGGTGAAGAGGGACTTGGGTTAGCTGAAGAACTAGGTATACTTGAAGAAGTGGATATAAATATGGGTACATTTTCAAAGGCCTATGGTTCCCAGGGAGCCTATGTTGCAGCCTCAAAGGAGATCATAGATTATTTGATAAACCACTGCAGAAGTCTCGTCTATACAACGTCTATGCCACCGGTAGTTGTAGGGGCTAGTTTAGAAGCTATGAAGCTGACTAAGAACGAAAAAAAGAGAAGAGAACATTTGAAATATTTAGGTGACTATCTGCGTTCTAGGCTAAAAGAAGCAGAAATAGATACCCTAGACAGCACTACTCAGATAGTTCCAATAGTCGTTGGGGACAATGAGGAGACTCTAGGTCTCAGTGTTTTTTTAAAGGATCATGGGATAATGGCTCCGGCAATAAGAAAGCCCACTGTCACAACTCCTAGAATCCGTATATCTCTAAGTTCTAATCACAGCAAGGAGGACATAGACCTGCTCGTGGATACGGTTCTAGAGTACACTCATAGAAAACGTAGCAAGAAAGATAAGGTAATAAAATGGGTTAAAAACGTATTGCACAAGACTCATGTTCAGGATAAGAAAGGTAAAAAAAATATTAAGTAA
- the deoC gene encoding deoxyribose-phosphate aldolase, protein MKINKYIDHTVLKATTVKEDIVKLCQEAKEYGFFSVCVNGCYVSLAAEELKGTDVKIAAVVGFPLGAMSSEAKVFEAKKCIEDGASEIDMVINVGLLKSGETKLVEDEIRAIKEAIGDNVLKVIIETCYLTEKEKRTACQLSLNAKADFVKTSTGFGTGGATFEDVALMKEVVGDNAQIKASGGVRDLETAMKYIEMGVTRLGTSSGVMLVTSGKAKEGEY, encoded by the coding sequence ATGAAAATCAACAAGTACATAGATCATACGGTACTAAAGGCTACAACAGTCAAAGAGGATATAGTAAAACTCTGTCAAGAGGCAAAGGAGTACGGATTCTTTTCTGTGTGTGTAAACGGATGTTACGTGTCTCTTGCAGCAGAAGAACTGAAAGGAACAGATGTAAAAATAGCTGCCGTAGTAGGATTTCCTCTAGGAGCTATGAGTTCTGAGGCAAAGGTATTTGAGGCAAAAAAGTGTATAGAGGACGGGGCATCTGAAATAGATATGGTGATAAATGTAGGCCTTCTTAAATCAGGAGAAACCAAATTGGTAGAAGATGAAATAAGGGCAATAAAAGAGGCTATAGGGGACAATGTATTAAAGGTAATAATAGAGACATGTTATCTCACTGAAAAGGAAAAGAGAACTGCATGTCAGCTTTCTTTAAATGCCAAGGCGGATTTTGTAAAAACTTCAACTGGGTTTGGTACAGGGGGAGCAACATTTGAAGATGTGGCACTTATGAAAGAAGTGGTAGGAGACAATGCACAAATAAAAGCATCTGGAGGAGTAAGAGATTTAGAAACTGCCATGAAATACATTGAGATGGGAGTTACAAGATTGGGAACATCTTCTGGGGTTATGCTTGTGACAAGTGGTAAGGCCAAAGAGGGAGAATATTAA
- a CDS encoding Crp/Fnr family transcriptional regulator, producing the protein MINNLNKLENYIQKFGLEEVFSTEVRRFLKVKKYSKGETIFNAYKPVLYIYFLVEGLVEINSIMISGNKLFINNLFPLELIGDLEYMNKQEAMFDVMAADDSTVILLPFDIAEKYLEDNPKFWKLLATECSKKLIRTNKAILLKGSYSLKTVLANYLIKNNYEIEFTSLVDLAAHLNVSYRNLSRVIKSLSEEGIIKKQRKKIITLKKDMLKNYSVNA; encoded by the coding sequence ATGATAAATAATTTAAATAAACTAGAAAACTATATACAAAAATTTGGTCTTGAGGAAGTTTTTTCTACCGAGGTCAGACGTTTCCTCAAAGTAAAAAAATATAGCAAAGGAGAGACAATATTCAATGCCTATAAACCGGTGCTGTATATCTATTTTTTGGTGGAAGGACTCGTGGAGATAAACAGCATAATGATATCAGGGAATAAGCTGTTTATAAACAACCTTTTCCCTCTCGAGCTCATAGGAGACCTAGAGTACATGAATAAACAAGAGGCTATGTTTGACGTGATGGCAGCCGATGACTCTACTGTTATCCTCCTTCCCTTTGATATTGCCGAGAAATACCTTGAGGATAACCCGAAGTTCTGGAAACTACTGGCAACAGAATGCAGTAAAAAACTCATTAGAACAAATAAAGCAATATTATTAAAGGGAAGCTACTCATTAAAAACTGTTCTTGCAAACTACCTCATAAAAAATAACTATGAAATTGAATTCACCTCTTTAGTTGATCTAGCTGCCCACTTAAATGTAAGCTATAGAAATCTTTCAAGAGTCATAAAATCACTTTCTGAAGAGGGAATAATAAAAAAACAAAGAAAAAAAATAATAACTCTTAAAAAAGATATGTTAAAAAATTACTCAGTTAATGCCTGA
- a CDS encoding thymidine phosphorylase, with protein sequence MRAVDIIQKKRDKEILTKEEIGFLLGKYLEGNIPDYQMSSFLMAVYFNGMTTEELKFFTEKMIYSGDTIDFPGTHKFLVDKHSTGGVGDKTTIALAPIFGALGMGTAKLSGKGLGHTGGTIDKFESIEGFKFSQTKEELIKLVNETGTGIMGYSDKIVPLDKKLYSLRDVTATVPSIPLIASSIMGKKLAVHADAIILDVKVGSGAFMKDIDEARELAKTMYDLGKAFDRNIVCLLTNMDQPLGKAVGNSLEVIEAIETLKGNGPEDFTDLIYTLASQALVMKGDAADLEGGKERVKEVIENGQALDMLRKFIEGSGGNPRVCDDYSILPKAKEKDVFYATKSGYIEHLNAELIGRAAMMLGAGRATKDDIIDHSVGIIMCSKVGDKLEKGDAILEIYHNGNLREEVLETLAEAVAISENKIDKQEIILEIIGG encoded by the coding sequence ATGAGGGCAGTTGATATAATACAAAAAAAAAGGGATAAGGAGATTCTCACAAAAGAGGAGATAGGTTTTTTGCTGGGAAAATACCTAGAGGGAAATATCCCTGATTATCAGATGTCGTCTTTTTTGATGGCGGTTTACTTTAACGGAATGACAACTGAAGAACTTAAATTTTTTACTGAAAAGATGATATATTCAGGGGATACCATAGATTTTCCCGGAACCCATAAATTTTTGGTGGACAAACATTCTACAGGTGGAGTTGGAGATAAGACTACAATAGCCCTGGCACCAATATTTGGAGCACTGGGAATGGGAACTGCCAAGCTTTCAGGAAAAGGACTAGGGCATACAGGAGGGACTATAGATAAATTTGAGTCTATAGAGGGATTTAAATTTTCTCAGACTAAGGAAGAGCTTATAAAACTTGTAAATGAAACAGGTACCGGAATTATGGGATATTCAGATAAAATTGTTCCCCTAGATAAAAAACTTTATTCCCTGAGAGATGTTACCGCCACTGTACCAAGTATACCTCTTATCGCCAGCTCAATCATGGGGAAGAAGCTTGCTGTACATGCAGATGCCATAATATTGGATGTAAAGGTAGGTTCAGGGGCCTTTATGAAGGATATAGATGAGGCCAGAGAACTGGCAAAGACCATGTATGACCTTGGAAAAGCTTTTGACAGGAACATAGTCTGCCTTCTCACAAATATGGATCAGCCTTTAGGTAAGGCGGTAGGAAATTCCCTAGAGGTTATAGAAGCCATAGAAACTCTCAAAGGGAATGGCCCTGAAGATTTTACTGACTTAATTTATACTCTGGCATCTCAGGCCCTTGTGATGAAAGGGGATGCAGCTGACTTAGAGGGTGGTAAAGAGCGAGTAAAGGAGGTCATTGAAAATGGCCAGGCCTTAGATATGCTAAGAAAATTCATAGAGGGAAGTGGGGGAAACCCCCGTGTATGTGATGACTACTCAATTCTTCCAAAGGCAAAGGAAAAAGATGTGTTTTATGCAACAAAGAGTGGATATATAGAGCACCTAAATGCAGAGCTAATAGGAAGGGCTGCCATGATGTTAGGAGCAGGAAGAGCTACAAAAGATGATATAATCGATCACTCTGTTGGCATAATAATGTGCTCTAAGGTGGGAGATAAACTTGAAAAAGGTGATGCTATTCTAGAGATATACCATAATGGAAATTTGAGAGAAGAAGTTTTAGAGACTCTAGCAGAAGCAGTTGCAATCTCTGAAAATAAGATAGATAAGCAGGAAATAATTTTAGAAATTATAGGGGGATAA
- a CDS encoding Asp23/Gls24 family envelope stress response protein, producing the protein MSELGNIKIADDVVKVISSKAAVDVDGVFKLAGGVADEVNKILGKKRPTHGVKVEVGEKECSIEVFIVVEYGYSIPEVAGEVQEAVIKNITELTGLKVVEVSIYVQDVKIKEAEAEEEIEILD; encoded by the coding sequence ATGAGCGAATTAGGAAATATCAAAATTGCTGATGACGTAGTAAAAGTAATATCTTCAAAGGCCGCTGTAGATGTAGACGGAGTCTTCAAACTAGCGGGAGGAGTAGCAGACGAAGTAAATAAAATTTTGGGTAAAAAGAGACCGACTCACGGAGTTAAGGTAGAGGTCGGAGAGAAAGAGTGCAGCATAGAGGTGTTTATAGTGGTAGAGTATGGATACTCTATCCCAGAAGTTGCAGGTGAGGTACAGGAAGCAGTTATCAAAAACATAACTGAGCTAACTGGACTTAAGGTTGTAGAAGTAAGTATATATGTACAAGATGTTAAAATAAAAGAAGCAGAAGCGGAAGAAGAAATTGAAATTTTAGATTAG
- a CDS encoding N-glycosylase/DNA lyase, with the protein MMEKEYFDKIYGVYTDIKGDIEKRLEEFKEIWFSGNNEDIHIELSFCILTPQSKARNAWKAITALRDNRLLFTGEEEDIVEYLNVVRFKNNKAKNLVLLREQMKNSDGSIITKDFIEKIGDVFETREWLVKHVRGIAYKEASHFLRNVGFGDDIAILDRHILRNLVRLGVIEEIPKTITGKKYKEIEEKMRKYCSKTDIPMDNFDLLLWYLEAGEIFK; encoded by the coding sequence ATTATGGAAAAGGAGTATTTTGATAAAATATATGGAGTTTATACCGACATAAAAGGAGATATAGAGAAAAGACTAGAAGAATTTAAAGAAATCTGGTTTTCAGGGAACAATGAGGATATACATATAGAGCTGTCTTTTTGTATACTGACACCTCAGTCTAAGGCTAGAAATGCATGGAAGGCCATAACCGCATTGAGAGATAACCGTCTTTTATTTACAGGAGAAGAAGAGGATATTGTAGAGTATCTTAATGTTGTTAGATTTAAAAATAACAAGGCTAAAAATTTGGTTCTTTTGAGAGAACAGATGAAAAATAGTGATGGAAGTATAATTACAAAAGATTTCATTGAAAAAATAGGCGATGTTTTTGAAACGAGAGAGTGGCTCGTAAAACACGTGAGAGGCATAGCCTACAAAGAGGCCAGTCATTTTTTGAGAAATGTAGGTTTCGGAGATGATATAGCTATTTTAGACAGGCATATACTTAGAAATCTTGTGAGATTGGGAGTAATAGAAGAGATTCCCAAGACAATAACCGGTAAAAAATACAAGGAAATAGAGGAAAAGATGAGGAAATATTGCAGTAAAACAGATATTCCCATGGACAACTTTGATCTTTTGCTGTGGTATCTAGAGGCTGGAGAAATATTTAAATAA